A single genomic interval of Mucilaginibacter robiniae harbors:
- the glgB gene encoding 1,4-alpha-glucan branching protein GlgB, translating to MKTAATGKIIMAKRTKKTDPKSEADIVSTTGHEVQAELAEEKAAPFPESEPVKTPKPSSRKKPQPTENGDGAFPESKPVKAVKPATTKKTKTDKTTPIEASPVTELPAGEISIHTLLTEIPAKKARATKAKPAENTAPASLPVIPETTEPIANEQLAQVETYSRFSDYDINLFKAGTHYKLYDKLGSHVVTHKDVVGTYFAVWAPNAQYVSVIGNFNGWNAGSHQLNHRWDGSGIWEGFIPNIGNGEVYKYHIRSNSGEELEKGDPFALRWEEPPRTASIIADTYYEWKDNDWMANRYQHTALDKPYSVYEVHLGSWARNTESPNDFFTYDQIADRLVPYVKQMGFTHVEFMPIMEHPYYPSWGYQITGYFAATSRYGTPQQLMNLIEQLHQEGIGVILDWVPSHFPGDAHALYRFDGTHLYEHEDVRKGYHPDWTSYIFNYGRNEVKAFLISNALFWLDRYHADGLRVDGVASMLYLDYSRKHGEWEPNHHGGNENLEAIQFLKDFNVAVYSTFPDVQTIAEESTSFPGVSRPVYTDGLGFGMKWMMGWMHDTLGYFSKDPVYRTHHHNQLTFSLMYAFTENFMLPFSHDEVVYGKGSMINKMPGDEWQRFANLRLMYSYMFTHPGAKLMFMGSEFAQTAEWDFGQSLDWAVVQYECHLGVQEEVKALNHIYTSEPALYEKSFSWEGFEWIDGSNDQDSIFVYLRKGHDAANDVVVVLNMTPNVHYQYRVGVPAAGEWKEIFNSDDKAYWGSGVNNPLPYQSQSTSWHGRENSIEVTLPPLGAVMFKRI from the coding sequence ATGAAAACTGCCGCTACCGGCAAAATTATTATGGCAAAGCGAACCAAAAAAACTGATCCTAAATCTGAAGCAGACATTGTTTCAACTACCGGACATGAAGTACAAGCCGAACTGGCCGAAGAGAAAGCAGCACCTTTCCCGGAATCTGAACCGGTAAAAACTCCAAAGCCATCTTCCCGTAAAAAGCCGCAACCTACAGAAAATGGTGATGGTGCTTTTCCCGAATCAAAGCCTGTAAAGGCAGTAAAGCCAGCTACAACTAAAAAAACTAAGACAGATAAAACTACACCGATAGAAGCTTCTCCCGTAACAGAGTTACCTGCTGGTGAGATATCCATCCATACTTTACTTACAGAGATACCTGCCAAGAAGGCTCGTGCTACAAAGGCTAAACCTGCCGAAAATACTGCACCTGCTTCTTTGCCAGTAATACCCGAAACAACCGAACCTATTGCAAATGAACAGTTGGCTCAGGTTGAAACTTACAGCCGCTTTTCAGATTATGATATTAACCTGTTTAAGGCAGGTACGCATTATAAGTTATACGATAAGTTGGGTTCGCATGTAGTTACCCATAAAGACGTTGTGGGTACTTATTTTGCCGTGTGGGCGCCTAATGCCCAGTATGTATCGGTAATCGGTAATTTTAATGGCTGGAATGCCGGTTCGCATCAGCTTAACCATCGTTGGGATGGATCCGGTATATGGGAAGGTTTTATTCCTAACATTGGTAATGGCGAGGTATATAAATATCACATCCGTTCTAACAGCGGCGAAGAACTGGAAAAAGGCGATCCATTCGCCTTGCGCTGGGAAGAACCACCTCGTACAGCATCAATTATTGCCGACACGTATTATGAATGGAAAGATAACGACTGGATGGCCAACCGTTATCAGCATACTGCACTTGATAAACCTTATTCAGTGTATGAAGTGCACTTAGGCTCATGGGCACGTAATACCGAGAGCCCGAATGATTTTTTCACATACGATCAAATAGCTGATCGACTGGTACCGTACGTAAAGCAAATGGGCTTTACGCATGTGGAGTTTATGCCGATAATGGAGCACCCCTATTATCCGAGCTGGGGTTATCAGATTACCGGATACTTTGCGGCAACTTCGCGCTACGGAACTCCACAACAATTGATGAACTTGATTGAACAATTACACCAAGAGGGTATAGGTGTAATATTGGATTGGGTGCCTTCACATTTTCCGGGTGATGCACACGCGCTGTACCGATTTGATGGTACACATTTATATGAGCATGAAGATGTGCGCAAAGGTTATCACCCCGACTGGACCTCTTATATTTTTAACTACGGACGTAATGAAGTAAAGGCGTTCCTGATTAGTAATGCCCTGTTCTGGCTAGACCGGTACCATGCCGATGGTTTGCGCGTTGATGGTGTAGCTTCAATGTTATATTTGGATTACTCGCGCAAGCATGGTGAGTGGGAGCCTAACCACCATGGCGGTAATGAGAATCTGGAAGCTATTCAGTTTTTGAAAGATTTCAACGTAGCTGTTTACAGCACCTTCCCGGATGTACAGACTATTGCCGAAGAATCAACTTCGTTTCCGGGTGTAAGTCGCCCTGTTTACACCGATGGCTTAGGCTTTGGTATGAAATGGATGATGGGCTGGATGCATGATACATTGGGCTATTTCAGTAAAGACCCTGTATATCGCACACATCACCACAATCAGCTTACTTTTAGCTTAATGTATGCCTTTACCGAAAACTTTATGCTACCTTTCTCGCACGATGAAGTAGTGTATGGTAAAGGTTCTATGATTAATAAAATGCCGGGTGACGAGTGGCAGCGCTTTGCTAATTTACGCTTAATGTACAGTTATATGTTTACCCACCCAGGCGCTAAACTGATGTTTATGGGCAGCGAGTTTGCACAAACTGCCGAGTGGGACTTTGGTCAGTCGCTGGACTGGGCGGTAGTGCAGTATGAGTGCCATTTGGGGGTTCAGGAAGAAGTAAAAGCATTAAATCATATTTATACAAGTGAGCCGGCCCTTTATGAAAAATCATTCAGTTGGGAAGGGTTTGAGTGGATAGACGGTAGCAATGACCAAGATTCTATTTTTGTTTACCTTCGTAAAGGGCATGATGCTGCTAATGATGTTGTAGTCGTGTTAAACATGACACCTAATGTACACTACCAATACCGTGTAGGTGTTCCGGCCGCTGGCGAATGGAAAGAAATTTTCAACTCAGATGATAAAGCTTATTGGGGGTCGGGTGTGAACAATCCATTGCCTTATCAAAGCCAATCAACCAGCTGGCATGGCCGCGAAAATTCTATCGAAGTTACTTTACCACCATTAGGTGCTGTAATGTTTAAACGAATCTAA
- a CDS encoding tetratricopeptide repeat protein, producing the protein MHNWEDTYLEAEEAIRNSNFLQAKQLLENIIFEEPSTAQAHNSLGWLYRTQFDDYARAENHYKAAIKSNPNYPHAYINLIVLYTNLEQWDKARALAEKALTRPLVDKALVNYRLGIIEEYAQNFDEAINYYKNAIKLCLNFDSIEDYKRAIANCEYKMTL; encoded by the coding sequence ATGCATAACTGGGAAGATACTTATCTGGAAGCCGAAGAAGCTATCCGTAATTCCAATTTTTTGCAAGCCAAGCAACTACTGGAAAATATTATATTTGAAGAGCCATCTACTGCACAGGCACATAACTCGTTAGGCTGGCTTTACCGTACTCAGTTTGATGATTATGCCCGGGCCGAAAACCATTACAAAGCAGCTATAAAAAGCAATCCGAATTATCCGCATGCTTATATTAACCTGATTGTATTGTACACTAATTTGGAACAATGGGATAAAGCACGCGCTTTGGCCGAAAAAGCACTGACCCGCCCGCTGGTTGATAAAGCTCTTGTAAATTATCGTTTAGGTATTATTGAAGAATACGCACAGAACTTTGACGAAGCTATTAATTACTACAAAAATGCAATTAAGCTTTGCTTAAACTTTGATTCAATTGAAGATTACAAACGGGCTATAGCCAATTGCGAGTACAAAATGACGCTGTAA
- the gap gene encoding type I glyceraldehyde-3-phosphate dehydrogenase, translating to MKIGINGFGRIGRLAFRAAIQRPGIEVVGINDLVEPDYMAYMLKYDSTHGKFDGTIEVKDGNLVVNGQTIRVTAEKDPANLKWDEVGAEVVIESTGLFLTQEAAQKHIQAGAKKVVMSAPAKDDTPTFVMGVNHKELKPENTIVSNASCTTNCLAPIAKVLNDKFGIEEGLMSTVHAVTATQKTVDGPSAKDWRGGRGAYQNIIPSSTGAAKAVSLVIPALKGKLTGMSFRVPVPDVSVVDLTVRLKESASYEDIKNAMKEASEGDLKGILGYTEDEVVSDDFKGDARTSIFDAKAGIALNENFVKVVAWYDNEWGYSNKLIDLVEEIGKL from the coding sequence ATGAAAATAGGAATCAACGGATTCGGCCGTATCGGTCGTTTGGCTTTCCGGGCTGCTATTCAACGCCCTGGTATTGAAGTAGTAGGTATCAATGACCTGGTTGAGCCTGACTACATGGCCTATATGCTAAAATATGACTCTACTCACGGTAAATTTGACGGTACTATCGAAGTTAAAGATGGCAACTTGGTAGTAAACGGCCAAACTATCCGTGTAACTGCTGAAAAAGATCCTGCTAACCTGAAATGGGATGAAGTTGGCGCTGAAGTAGTTATCGAATCAACTGGATTGTTTTTAACCCAGGAAGCTGCTCAAAAACACATTCAGGCTGGTGCTAAAAAAGTAGTTATGTCTGCTCCTGCTAAAGACGACACCCCTACTTTCGTAATGGGTGTTAACCACAAAGAATTAAAGCCAGAAAATACTATCGTATCTAACGCTTCATGTACTACCAACTGTTTAGCTCCGATTGCTAAAGTATTGAACGATAAATTTGGTATTGAAGAAGGTTTAATGAGCACCGTACACGCTGTTACTGCTACTCAAAAAACAGTTGACGGCCCATCGGCTAAAGACTGGAGAGGTGGCCGTGGTGCTTACCAAAACATTATCCCTTCATCAACTGGTGCTGCTAAAGCAGTATCATTAGTGATCCCGGCGTTAAAAGGTAAATTAACCGGTATGTCATTCCGCGTACCAGTACCTGACGTTTCTGTAGTTGACTTAACTGTACGTCTGAAAGAATCTGCTTCTTACGAAGACATCAAAAATGCTATGAAAGAGGCTTCAGAAGGTGATTTGAAAGGTATTTTAGGTTACACTGAAGACGAAGTAGTATCTGACGACTTTAAAGGTGATGCACGTACCTCAATTTTCGATGCTAAAGCTGGTATCGCATTGAACGAAAACTTCGTGAAAGTAGTGGCTTGGTATGATAACGAATGGGGCTACTCAAACAAACTGATTGATTTGGTTGAAGAAATTGGTAAACTGTAA
- a CDS encoding NUDIX hydrolase, protein MKEHLPKFESAISIDCVIFGFEAGELKISLIERSAEPYTDWWALPGNIVKQDESIEAAAERILHELTGLHDLHMEQFHTFGDVNRHPSGRVITVAYYALIRINHQDELRPVNQEQLAKKAFWHSVNDLPKLAFDHTEIFKYGFDQLKRKLNYQPIAFELLPEKFTLTQLQQLYEAILCKKLDKRNFRKKMLSYGFLKELDEKQKNVSFRAAKLYKFDRRKYAKIFQSELSASEK, encoded by the coding sequence TTGAAAGAACATTTACCAAAGTTTGAGTCGGCTATATCTATTGATTGTGTAATTTTTGGATTTGAGGCCGGCGAACTAAAAATATCACTGATTGAGCGTAGCGCCGAACCTTATACTGATTGGTGGGCTTTGCCCGGAAATATTGTAAAGCAGGATGAAAGCATAGAAGCTGCTGCCGAGCGCATATTGCACGAACTAACCGGCTTGCATGATTTGCACATGGAGCAGTTTCATACCTTTGGCGACGTAAACCGGCATCCCAGTGGGCGTGTAATTACTGTTGCTTATTATGCGTTAATCCGCATCAATCATCAGGATGAATTGCGGCCAGTAAACCAGGAACAGTTAGCTAAAAAAGCTTTTTGGCATTCGGTAAATGATCTACCTAAACTAGCGTTTGACCATACTGAAATTTTCAAGTATGGGTTTGACCAGTTAAAGCGTAAGCTGAACTATCAGCCTATTGCTTTTGAACTGCTGCCCGAAAAGTTTACGCTTACCCAATTGCAGCAGTTGTATGAGGCTATTTTATGTAAAAAGCTGGACAAGCGAAATTTTAGGAAGAAAATGCTGAGTTACGGGTTTTTAAAGGAGCTGGATGAAAAGCAGAAGAACGTTTCTTTCCGTGCAGCCAAGCTATACAAATTTGACCGACGTAAGTATGCTAAAATTTTTCAGAGCGAATTAAGTGCATCTGAAAAGTAG
- a CDS encoding N-acetylglucosamine kinase encodes MKLIADGGSTKTNWCLVTDEGKKVLFNTEGYNPYFVSPEYIIQSLKNSLPADLQVDKLTDVYYYGAGCSTDDKRKLVEDAMKQVFTNAKVSVGHDLLAAARAVLGHNEGFAAILGTGTNTCLYDGKNILQNIDSGAYILGDEGSGCYIGKKLLVDYLRGYMPEAVRKNFWNTYHLTPDQVNDAVYSQPLANRFCASFSKFVYDNNVHIEYTRNLVKTSFEDFFRNLVTHYPNYQNYTFNCIGSVGYNFRNVLEEVVTENGMRMGNIIRSPIDNLVKYHLNMEPSQL; translated from the coding sequence ATGAAATTGATTGCTGACGGTGGCTCTACCAAAACAAATTGGTGTTTGGTTACCGATGAAGGTAAAAAAGTATTATTTAATACCGAAGGTTACAATCCATACTTTGTTAGCCCAGAATATATAATCCAATCACTGAAGAATAGTTTACCTGCCGATTTGCAAGTAGATAAATTAACTGACGTGTACTACTACGGCGCAGGTTGCTCAACTGATGATAAGAGAAAACTGGTTGAAGATGCCATGAAGCAAGTGTTTACTAATGCTAAAGTAAGTGTTGGCCACGATTTACTGGCTGCTGCTCGTGCTGTTTTAGGTCACAATGAAGGTTTTGCTGCTATTTTAGGTACAGGTACCAATACTTGCCTTTATGATGGCAAAAATATCCTTCAAAATATTGACTCGGGTGCTTATATTTTAGGAGATGAAGGCAGTGGTTGTTATATTGGCAAAAAGCTGCTGGTAGACTATTTACGCGGCTATATGCCTGAAGCAGTTCGTAAAAACTTCTGGAACACCTACCACCTGACACCAGATCAAGTAAACGATGCGGTTTACTCACAACCTCTGGCTAACCGCTTCTGCGCCAGCTTCAGCAAGTTTGTGTATGATAACAACGTGCATATTGAGTACACCCGTAACCTGGTTAAAACCTCTTTTGAAGATTTCTTCCGCAATTTGGTAACCCACTACCCTAACTATCAAAACTATACCTTTAACTGTATTGGTTCAGTAGGTTACAACTTCCGCAATGTACTGGAAGAGGTAGTTACTGAAAATGGTATGCGTATGGGTAATATCATTCGCTCTCCTATAGACAATCTGGTTAAATACCATTTAAATATGGAGCCCAGCCAACTGTAA
- a CDS encoding nucleotide sugar dehydrogenase, whose translation MSDLSLNHPEVCFVQPEFIRIAVVGLGYVGLPLAVEFATRYPVVGFDVKQNRIDELAQSFDRTQEVEPEKIKAVVDTASANKGLLFTSDAGQLADCNVYIVSVPTPTDRHNRPDLSLLTKASETIGRVLKVGDVVIYESTVYPGVTEDVCVPVLEQVSGLRFNHDFFAGYSPERINPGDKVHTLTNIIKVTSGSTPEVADFVDSLYQSIIIAGTHKAPSIKVAEACKVIENSQRDINIAFVNEIAKIFNLIGVDSQAVLEAASTKWNFLKFKPGLVGGHCTGVDPYYLAQRAQEVGYHPEIILAGRRINDGMGTYVALEVIKLMVKNNLPVKHANILVLGFTFKENCPDVRNTRVIDIVKTLQEFDAAVDVYDPWAQPDEVLKEYQLITYNQQQALQQHYDAIVLAVAHREFLELDYQKLKRNAQSIVYDIKGVLNTDLVNGRL comes from the coding sequence ATGTCTGATTTATCGTTAAACCACCCCGAAGTTTGTTTTGTGCAACCTGAATTTATACGTATTGCTGTAGTTGGTTTAGGCTATGTAGGTTTGCCTTTAGCGGTTGAGTTTGCAACCCGGTACCCGGTGGTAGGTTTTGATGTTAAGCAAAACCGTATTGATGAATTAGCTCAAAGCTTTGATCGTACACAGGAAGTAGAACCAGAAAAAATTAAGGCCGTTGTAGATACAGCATCAGCTAACAAAGGTTTGCTCTTTACCTCGGATGCCGGCCAACTGGCAGATTGTAATGTGTATATTGTATCGGTACCAACACCTACCGACCGTCATAACCGCCCTGATTTAAGTTTGCTAACAAAAGCCAGCGAAACCATTGGGCGTGTTTTAAAAGTTGGCGATGTAGTCATCTATGAATCTACTGTATATCCTGGGGTAACGGAAGATGTTTGTGTCCCTGTGCTGGAACAAGTATCGGGATTGCGTTTTAATCATGATTTTTTTGCTGGTTACTCGCCCGAACGTATCAATCCAGGCGATAAGGTGCATACTTTAACTAATATTATAAAGGTTACATCAGGCAGTACGCCTGAGGTGGCCGATTTTGTAGATAGCCTGTATCAATCCATTATTATTGCCGGTACACATAAAGCGCCATCTATTAAGGTAGCCGAAGCTTGTAAGGTAATTGAAAACTCACAACGTGATATTAACATTGCCTTTGTCAATGAAATAGCTAAAATATTTAACCTGATAGGTGTGGATAGCCAAGCCGTATTAGAAGCCGCCAGTACCAAATGGAATTTTTTAAAATTTAAGCCAGGCTTAGTAGGCGGGCACTGTACGGGGGTTGATCCTTACTATCTGGCACAGCGTGCGCAGGAGGTAGGGTACCATCCGGAAATTATTTTAGCCGGTCGGCGTATTAATGATGGTATGGGCACCTATGTGGCTCTGGAAGTTATTAAGCTGATGGTAAAAAACAACCTACCGGTTAAACATGCTAACATACTGGTGCTGGGCTTTACCTTTAAAGAAAACTGTCCTGACGTGCGCAACACCCGGGTAATTGATATTGTAAAAACCTTACAGGAGTTTGATGCTGCGGTAGATGTGTACGACCCTTGGGCTCAACCCGATGAAGTATTGAAAGAATATCAGCTGATTACTTACAATCAGCAACAGGCCTTGCAGCAACATTATGATGCCATTGTTCTGGCTGTAGCACATCGGGAGTTTTTGGAGTTAGACTACCAAAAGCTTAAGCGAAATGCACAATCTATAGTTTACGATATTAAAGGTGTATTGAATACTGATCTGGTTAACGGGCGCTTATAG